One region of Phragmites australis chromosome 18, lpPhrAust1.1, whole genome shotgun sequence genomic DNA includes:
- the LOC133899274 gene encoding ATP-dependent Clp protease adapter protein CLPS1, chloroplastic-like has translation MEAAVPSRIALSAASRLPKNRHSVAGDKSSIYKGRCQSLAIPMALVAAAPGKGGGVLDRPIEKITPSRESEFDVKKKRKMTPPYRVILHNDNYNRREYVVQVLMKVIPGMTVDNAVNIMQEAHVNGLSVVIICSQSEAEEHCTSLRGNGLRSSIEPASGGC, from the exons ATGGAGGCCGCGGTGCCCAGCCGTATCGCGCTCTCGGCGGCGAGCCGCCTCCCGAAGAATCGCCACTCGGTGGCAG GAGATAAATCTTCTATTTACAAGGGAAGGTGCCAAAGTCTTGCCATTCCTATGGCTCTGGTAGCAGCTGCACCAGGCAAAGGTGGTGGTGTGCTTGATCGGCCAATAGAAAAAATTACTCCTAGTCGTGAGTCTGAATTTGATGTGAA GAAAAAACGCAAAATGACGCCTCCATATCGTGTCATCCTGCACAACGACAACTACAACAGACGCGAGTACGTCGTCCAGGTCCTGATGAAAGTGATCCCTGGGATGACTGTCGACAACGCTGTGAATATCATGCAAGAGGCGCACGTGAACGGGCTGTCGGTGGTGATCATCTGCTCCCAGTCCGAAGCCGAGGAGCACTGCACGTCGCTCAGGGGCAACGGCCTGCGAAGCTCGATTGAGCCCGCGAGCGGTGGCTGCTGA
- the LOC133899770 gene encoding transcription factor TB1-like: MPATASWDGYGGQIFPADMYNQDTLEAVLRPVTSPLQAAAAAERGPRDGAPVEGMRRGTVAGAAALRKRPARTDRHSKIRTAQGVRDRRMRLSVGVARDFFALQDRLGFDKPSKTVNWLLTQSKPAIDCLCDAALGDAVQAVASGPAVKEKGEGSSSSTGCFKDSRDKARSRGGLDGPVALMEDHGGGEHEWTMSGAVAAAAMEQPQPMDWLDYYYQYYQLEEMMRSCNNGGVLPR, encoded by the coding sequence ATGCCGGCCACCGCGTCTTGGGACGGGTACGGCGGTCAGATCTTCCCCGCCGACATGTACAACCAGGACACCCTGGAGGCGGTGCTCCGGCCAGTGACGTCTCCgctgcaggcggcggcggcggcggagcggggGCCGAGGGATGGGGCGCCGGTGGAAGGCATGAGGCGTGGCACCGTCGCGGGCGCCGCGGCGCTGCGGAAGCGGCCGGCCCGAACGGATCGGCATAGCAAGATCCGCACGGCGCAGGGCGTGCGCGACCGGCGGATGCGGCTGTCGGTCGGCGTCGCGCGCGACTTCTTCGCGCTGCAGGACCGGCTGGGGTTCGACAAGCCCAGCAAGACCGTCAACTGGCTCCTCACCCAGTCCAAGCCGGCCATCGACTGCCTCTGTGACGCGGCGCTAGGGGACGCCGTGCAGGCGGTTGCCTCCGGACCGGCGGTcaaggagaagggggaggggagctccTCGAGCACTGGCTGTTTCAAGGACTCCAGGGACAAGGCGAGAAGCAGAGGCGGCCTTGATGGGCCGGTGGCGCTCATGGAGGATCATGGCGGCGGTGAACACGAGTGGACCATGTCAGGTGCCGTGGCAGCAGCGGCGATGGAGCAGCCGCAGCCAATGGACTGGTTGGACTACTATTACCAGTACTACCAGCTCGAGGAGATGATGAGATCTTGCAACAACGGAGGAGTGCTACCAAGGTGA